From Oscillatoria sp. FACHB-1407:
CATTACGGATACTCTAGGCAAAATCCATGCGGCTCATGTCATCCACAAAGATATTAATCCTGACAACATTGTCTTTAATCCGAAGACTGGCGTTATCAAAATCATTGATTTTGGCATTGCCACTCGCTTCAGTCGCACCAAGCCCACATTCAAAAGTCTCCATCTTCTAGAAGGAACCCCCGCATACCTGTCGCCAGAGCAAACCGGGCGAATGAACCGGATGCTCGACTATCGCACTGATTTCTACTCACTGGGCGTAACCTTCTACCAACTGTTGACGGGACAATTGCCGTTTCCTACCAGTGATCTCCTGGAACTAGTCCACTGCCACATTGCTAGACCGCCGACTCCTCCACACGAAGTTAGGGGTATGGGGTGTGGGGTGTGGGGCGTGGGGACAGATGATGCATTACACCCTACACCCTACACCCCACACCCGATCCACACAATTCCTAAAGCAGTTTCCGACATTGTGATGAAACTGATGGCGAAGAATGCGGAGGATCGCTATCAAAGTGCCTGGGGCATTAAAGCAGATTTAGAACGCTGCGCTCAACAACTAGCAGAAATGGGTCAGATTAACACCCTATCGTTGGGACTGCAAGATATTTCCGAGCAGTTCCATATTCCTCAAAAACTGTATGGGCGAGAAGCGGAGATCGAAGCATTATTGGCTGCGTTTGAGCAAGTGGCAGGAGGTAAAGGGCTAGAGGAGTGGAAGAGTAGAGGAGTAGAAAGCAATCCCACACCCCACACCCCACCACCCCACCACCCTACACCCTCATGCAGCCAAATGATGCTGGTCTCCGGTTATGCTGGCATCGGCAAAACAGCATTGGTACAGGAACTCTTTAAACCGATCACCGCAAAGAATGGCTACTTTATCTGGGGTAAATTTGACCAATTCCGGCGCAATATTCCCTACAGCGCGATCGTCGATGCCCTGCAAAAATTGGTGCAGCAACTATTGGGTGAACCTAATGAACAGGTGGAAGTGTGGCGATCGCTTCTGCTCACAGCTCTGGGAAGCAACGGACAAATTATCATAGATGTCATTCCCGAAGTTGAGTTAATTATTGGCAAGCAGCCCCCTGTGCCTGAAGTTGGAGCAACAGAAGCACAGAATCGCTTCAATCTCACGTTTCAAAAATTCGTGCGGGCATTTTGTGCAAAAGAGCATCCCCTGGTCATTTTCTTAGACGATCTACAGTGGATCGATTCTGCGACGTTGAAGTTAATCGAACTCATCTTACTTGACGAGCAAACTCAATCTCTGTTTTTGATCGGAGCCTACCGAGATAACGAACTGACTCCAATGCATCCGTTGGTCTTAACGCTAGAGAGCCTGCGAAACCAGGGAGCAGTATTTCAGGAAATCATCCTGACCCCCTTAACGCTGGAACCGTTGACTCAACTGGTGGCTGAGACATTACATCGCAATCCTGATGCAGTTCGTTCCCTAGCCCAAGCTGTGTCACGTAAAACCGAGGGCAACCCTTTCTTTGTTGGTGAATTTTTGAAGCTGCTGCATAGCGAAAATCTGTTGACCTTTGATGCCCCTCAATCCCCCCTTACCAAGGGGGGAAGTAAAGGGGGGTGGCAGTGGAACCTGGCAGAGATTGAAGCTCAAGATATCACCGATAATGTGGTGGAGTTGCTGCTGCGTCAGTTGCAGAAATTGCCGGAAGCAACACAGCAAGTTCTCTCCATCGCGGCTTGTGTTGGGGCTGAGTTTGATTTAGAAACGTTGGCCATCATTTGCGAAAAATCACCGAAAGCAATTTTCCAGGATCTACTAGCAGCAATACAAGCGGGATTAATTCAACCGCTGTCTGAATTGGACGAAGACTTGTTGGTTCAAGAGTATAAGTTTCTGCACGATCGCGTTCAGCAAGCGGCTTATGCTTTGATTGATGAATCGCAGAAACAAGTGGTTCATCTTCAAATCGGTCGCAATTTGCTCGAAAAAACTTCACCAGAACAACGATCTGATCGGTTGTTTGAAATCATCGATCATCTCAATCAAGGACTTGAGCTAGTCACTGCTCGGTCAGAACGAACTGAAATTGCCAGATTGAACTTAATGGCAGGTCAGAAAGCAAAGGCAGCAACGGCTTATGAAGCAGCACTTCAGTATTTCAATACAGGGCTTAAACTGCTTGATGGGGAAAGTTGGCAGCGTGAGTATGACCTAACTTTGGTGTTGCATTCAGAGGCCGCAGAGGCCGCCTACCTCAGCGGTCACTTTGACGAAATGGAGCGGCTTGCAGAAGCAGTGCTTAACTGTGCGAAGACGACGCTCGATACCGTGAAAGTTTACGATAGCAGGATTCAAGCATGGCTGTCGCGGGGAGAACCTAAAGAAGCCCTGAAAACTGGCTTGGAAGTGCTGCAACGATTGGGAATTCGTTTAGTGCAAGCTCCAAGTCAGTTAGATGTTCAAGCAGGATTAGAGGAAACCGCTTCACGATTGTCTGGGCGGGAAATCGAAGATTTGATTGATTTGCCAGAGATGACTGAACCTGTGCCACTGGCAGCAGTCTACATTTTAGCAGGCATATATACTCCGGCTTTTATTTCGACACCCGCTCTGATGGTGCTGATTATATGCAAGATAGTGAATTTATCGATCGCCCATGGAAACGCGATCTGGTCGCTGCTTGGTTATGTTGGCTATGGCATGATCCTCTGTGGCGTTGAACAAGACTTTGAACTGGGCTATCGATTTGGCAAATTATCCTTAAATTTAGCGAAACAATCAAATAACAAGAGAGGTAATTGCAAAGCATTGATGATGGTGAGTTTCCATATCATTCTCTGGAAAGATCACCTTAAAGAAACATTCCCTGGCTTTGCTGAAGCCTGGCAAAGCGGTATAGAAAGTGGAGAGTTTGAATTTGCGGGTTATTCTGCAATTGGCCTATGTTATTACCCCTTTTATGCAGGACAAGAACTGACAGAACTGGAACAACAAACCGCGATTTATCGGAAAGCCACCCATCAAATTAGACGAGAGACTCCTGCCACCTGGCTGGCAATGTTGCAACAAACGATCCTGAACCTGCGAGGTCAATCTGAAACCCCAAGTCGCTTAGTGGGTGGTCTCTACGACGAAGAGCAAGCACTGTCATGGACGATCGCGGCAAAGGATGGAACTGGCCTTCACTTCTTTTACTTAAATAAGCTGATTTTATGCTACCTGTTCGGAGAGTATGAGCAAGCTGCAAAAACGGCTACTTTGGCAGAACCGTATTTAAACACAGCCACAGGATTAATGTCTGTTGCTGTATTTCGTTTCTATGACTCCCTAATCGTTCTGAGCGTGTTGGCAAATGCTGCAAACTCTGAAAAAGCATCCTGGTTGAATCGCGTTAATGCCAATCAAGAGAAGATGCAGAAATGGGCATACCACGCCCCCATGAATTTTTTGCATAAATACCATTTAATCGAGGCAGAGAAAGCGCGAGTCTTAGGGCAATTTCTTGAGGCTGAAGAGTTTTATGAACGGGCGATTGCAGGTGCTGCTGAACATGAGTATATCCAGGAAGAAGCATTAGCCTATGAATTAGCGGCTAAACATTATCTGGCGCGAGGTCGAGAGAAAATTGCTCAGACCTACATGAAAGAGGCGCACTATTGCTACGATCGCTGGGGCGCAACCGCTAAAGTTGAAGACTTAGAAAACCGCTATCCACAGTTCTTTTCTCAATCATCTAGAGTCGCTTCCACATCAATTCCTATTACTGCTGAAACTATCACTCATCCCTTCCATACGGCTTTCGATTTAGCAGCCGTGATGAAAGCTTCGCAGGCGATTTCTCGTGAAATTGAACTGAAGCAATTGCTGAGATTACTGATGCAAATTTTAATTGAGAATGCTGGTGCACAAACCGGATATCTGATTTTAGAAAACTCAGGAGAATGGTCGATTGAAGCGGCTTGTGAACTCAATGGTGATGAGAATACTTGTGCAACTCAGGTGTTACAGTCTATTCCAATTGCCAATCAATTACCAGAATCAATCATTCAATACGTGATTCGGACTCTGAAGCCTGTCACCTTAAATGATGCGACTCGTGAAGGTGCTTTTATTAATGAGTCATACATTCAACAGAACCAGCCTCAATCTATTTTCTGTTTGCCACTGCTAAATCAAGCCAAGCTGGTCGGTGTATTGTATTTAGAAAATCGGTTAGCAACTGGAGTGTTTACACCAGAGCGATCGCAGGTCTTGCAGCTATTATCGACTCAAGCCGCGATCGCCATCGAAAATGCCAACCTTTACTCAGAGCTACAGGCTAAGGAAAGCAAGATCACTCAGTTCCTTGAAGCGATTCCGGTGGGAATTGCGATCGTAGATGCGACGGGTTGTCCTTACTATGCCAACCAATGCGGCAATCAACTCCTGGGCAAAGAAACTGATACTTCCATAGCACCGGAGCAGATCTCAGAGGCTTATCAGCTTTATGTAGCGGGAACGGATCAAATCTATCCAGCGGAGAGGTTGCCTACAGTGCAGGCATTAAGGGGCGAACGCATCAGGACTGAAGATATAGAAATTCGTCGGGATCATGTCTCAATTCTAATTGAGGCACGGGGAACACCCGTTTTTGATCAACAGGGCAACATCACTTATGCGATCGCTACCTTTCAGGACATTACAGAGCGCAAACAAGCCGAGAAACTCCTGGCTGACTACAACTGCACTTTAGAGCAACAGGTCGCAGAACGAACTGCTGCGTTACGACAAAGTGAAGCCAAGTTCCGAGCTATCTTTGAAAACTCGCAGGTCGGCATCGTCCGAGTCTGCATCTCGGATGGATTAATTCTCAATGCCAATCAACGCTTTGCCAATCTGTTTGGCTTTGACTCACCAGAGGAGATGATTGGACTTGAAAGCACCACAAGCTATTATGTCAATCCCAGCGATCGCCAACAAGCCGTTGAGTTGCTGAAACAGGATGGGGAAGTGCGAAGCTATGAAGTACAACTGCGAAAACGAGATGGGACAGTGTTCTGGGGACTTTTCTCTTCCTATCTGAATGCAGCCGATGGATATATCGATGGCGTGCTTGCGGATATTAGCGATCGCAAACAGGCAGAAGTTGCTCTACGAATAAGTGAAGAACGACTACGCTTGGCATTAACCGCGTCAAATCAAGGACTCTACGATCTCAATATCAAAACTGAAGAAGTCGTGGTTAACCCAGAATACGCTTTAATGCTGGGCTACGATCCAGCAACATTTCATGTGACCAAATCTAGTTGGATTGAGAGTTTGCATCCTGACGATAGAGAATCAGTGCTTGCAGTTTACCATGCTTGTATTACTGGAGAAGTCCCCACCTATCAAGCAGAGTATCGCCATCGTACCCAGGATGGTCAGTGGAAATGGATTCTTGCTGTCGGCAAAATTGTTACCTGGAATGAATTTGGTGAACCCATCCGAGCGTTGGGAGTTGTTACGGATATCGACGATCGCAAACAGGCAGAAGCCGCTTCAATTGTAGAAGAACGCAACCGCATGGCACGCGAAATTCACGACACACTCGCTCAAGCGTTTACAGGCATTCTGGCTCAGGTAGGTGCGGCAAACCAGGTGCTAACAGATGATTTAGAAGCAACTGGGGCACATCTAGACCTGATCAAAGAATTGGCGCGAACTGGACTGATTGAAGCACGGCGATCGGTCGTTGCACTTCGTCCTCAGCTTCTAGAGGAGGGCAGTTTACAGAGTGCTCTCCATCGTCTCATCGCTCAAATCAGAACTGCTGCAATGGATACCACTTTATACTATGAGATCGAGGGGACAGTGTATGCTCTCCCCACTGAAGTCGAGAATAACCTACTCCGGATTGGGCAGGAAGCCTTAACTAATGCGATTAAACATGCCAATGCTGACGAAATTCGAGTTGAGTTAGCCTACGATCGCGACCAGGTTTGCTTGCGCGTGAAAGACAATGGACAGGGTTTTGGAGTTGGAAGTATTCCATCCTCTAAGGGATTTGGCTTACTCGGCATGAGCGAACGGGCAGAGCGCATCGGCGCACAACTCACGATTCGGAGTCAACCTGGGCAGGGAACGGAGATTGTGGTAGTGGTTGGGGTGTGAGGGTGTGAGGGTGTGGGGTGTAGAGGGTTAATGACTATCCATAACCCTTTGAAGGCTTTGGCGGAGTCGAGTAAGTAAGCGTCCTGCACTTTCACACAAACTCATCAGTTTGGTGATGTCATTCAGGTAATTCAAATCATGGGCGAGGAGAAGCAACGTTTCTAATTCTTTAAGACTTCCATTGGCAACACCAAGGAACTGAACGTATTCCTTACGATGATTCCGTCCGTAGCCCTCAGCAATATTTGCAGGCACAGAGACGCTGGCTCTGCGAATCTGAGATGTTAATCCATAGATTTCATGCTTTGGCATACCTTCTGTTATTTGATATACCTCACGCGCCAGTTGCATTGATATCTTCCAGACCTCCAAATCACGGTAACTTTCCAGCTTACCCATATCCCACATCCCTCATCTCTTCTACCCCACCCACCCTAACACCCCATGCTTCCCACACCCCACACCCCACACCCCACACCCCCAATTCGGGTTCTAATTGCAGACGACCACGCCATTTTTCGGCAAGGATTAGCCACAATTATTAACCGTGACCCAGAGATGCAGGTAATTGCCCAAGCCGAAAATGGGGAACAGGCGATCGCGCTATTTGAGGAACATCAACCGGATGTCACGCTCATGGATCTCCGCATGCCTGAATTAGAGGGAGTTGCTGCCATCGGTGCAATTTGTGCTGCTGCTAAATCGGCTCGGATTATTGTACTGACCACCTATGATAGTGACGAAGATATCTATCGGGGATTGCAGGCAGGCGCAAAAGGATACCTGTTGAAAGAAACTGAACCAGACGAGCTTCTAAACGCCATTCGCACCGTTCATCGGGGGCAGCAATATATTCCACCTGATGTGGGCGCAAAGTTAGCGCAGCATCTCAGTAATCCAGAACTGAGTGAACGAGAACTAGAAGTCCTCCGCTCACTGGCGCAAGGAATGAGTAATGCTGAGATTGCGGCGGCTTTGAGTATTGGTGAAGGCACGGTTAAATCTCACGTTAATCGGATTTTGAATAAGTTAGATGTGGGCGATCGCACCCAAGCTGTGATTGTTGCCGTTAAACGCGGCATTGTCAGTTTGTAGGGTGTACTTTCGATCGAATTCGGATTCTAACTTAAGTTAGAGCCAGCCTTATACGTTGCGATCGCATCGTTACTCTATCAATTTGTACCGTAAAAGAGTTAACTCACTGTAGACGACGGCTTGAAAGCGATCTCCTATATTGAATTTATGCAAACAAAGATGCAGTCAATGGATTGAGCAAGTAATTGCAAGATTCCCTTGATGCAGACGTAGAAAAATGAACGAAGATCGTAACCACAGTTCCTTACTTGTACCACCTTCAACTCAAGATCATATTCAAGGTGTGCTGAGTGCCAAGGTAGTGCTGGTGATGTATGGAGACTATCAATGCTTTAGAAGTGCAGACGTTTACAAGCTGATTCAAGGGATCAGACGAGAACTGAGTGCTGCTTTGGGAGAGGATGATTTATGTTTGATCTTCCGTCACTTTCCGCAAACACAGATTCATCCTCATGCTCAACGGGCAGCCCAAGCTGCCGAAGCCGTCGCTGCCCAAGGACAGTTTTGGTCGATGCACGATACTTTACTTGCCCATCAACAAAATCTGGAGAATGGTTATCTTGTTGAGTACGCTAATGATTTAGGGCTTGATATTCCTCAGTTTCTCAAAGACTTGCCCAAACAAGTGCATATCGGTCGGATCAATGAAGATATCGAAGGCGGAATAGAGAGTGGAGTAACGACTACCCCAGCCCTGTTTATCAATGGAATTCGGTATACCGGACGCTGGAACACGACGGAGTTGATGACAGCCATTGTTGCTGCAAGTCATTAAGTTCCCCGATCTTTGCTCTCAATTCATATCTGACTTGTCTGTGTTATCGCCTTCGGTGCTACTGGAGCAAAAGTCGTGTTCTCCGGTAGACGCGACGCAGAAGGTGAAAAAAACGCCCAACTGATTCGTGAAACAGACGCTGAATGCTTATACGTCCATTGAAACAAGTTCACTAACATCACAAGAATCTGGAAGCAGTCAAGCATTGGAACTCAAGACACTTTAGATAGATAAAACCAGGAGTATTTAATCATGGTCAAAGAGCAAACTGTAGACGGACAAGCAAATTTACAAGCAACTACCAACTTGACAGCCCAGGAGTCTTTGCAAGCACTTTGGGAAGAGCATTTACAGTACGAGTTTGGCACTCACAGTACTGAAGATGCCCTCGCTACGATGGTTGAAGATGCTTACGTTAACCACATCCCTGTAATGACTGGGGGAGTTGGGAAACCAGCACTGCGCGAGTTTTATTCCAAATACCTCATTCCACAGATGCCGCCAGATATGGAGTTGACCCTAATCTCGCGCACGATCGGAACCGATCAACTCGTGGATGAAATGGTGGCTAAGTTTACTCATACTGTTTGGATGGAATGGATATTACCCGGCGTTGCTCCCACTGGAAAACGGGTGGAAGTGCCAGTAGTAGCGATCGTCCAGTTCCGTGACGGCAAAATAGCCCACGAACACATTTACTGGGATCAGGCAAGTGTATTGGTTCAAGTCGGCTTGCTCGATCCGGGTACACTTCCCGTCGTGGGCGTTGACAGTGCGCGTAAGGTAATCGATCCCAACTTACCTTCAAACACACTAATCGATCGCGTTTTGACGTAAGTAACATAACCATTCACAACAAGAGGTCACTATCATGATGCTTAAAGACAAGGTTGCTTTAGTCACTGGTGGTACATCGGGCATTGGTCGTGCAACCGCGATCGCTTATGCCCAACAACAAGCCAAGGTGGTGGTGGTGGGTCGCCGAATGGATGAAGGTGAAGAAACGGTTCGATTAATCAAGGAAGCTGACGGAGAGGCGATTTTTGTGCAAGCCGATGTCACGAAAGAAGCCGATGTCAAAGCAATGGTTGATAAAACGGTTAACGTTTTTGGTCGGTTGGATATTGCCTTTAATAATGCAGGAATGGGCAGCGAAAATCCCTCATTGATTGAGCAAACAGAAGCGGAATACGATCGCACGATGAACGTCAATGTCAAGGGCGTTTGGTTGTCGATGAAATATGAAATCGCTCAGATGTTGAAACAGGGAAATGGTGCAATCGTCAATATGGCATCTGTGGTTGGAGTCGTTGCACTGCCTAACATACTCCTCTACACCGCGAGTAAACATGCGGTGGTAGGCTTAACCAAAGCGGCTGCACTCCAATATGCCAAAGCGGGGATTCGCATCAATGTCGTTGCACCAGGGGCAATCCAAACAGATATGTTTGAAGCAGTTACAGATGAAGCCAAAGCTTACTTGACAGGACTTCACCCGATCGGACGAGTTGGAACACCGCTTGAAGTTGCAAATGCAGTTCTGTTTTTATCATCTGACCTGGCATCGTTCACAACAGGTGAAACGTTGATGGTAGATGGCGGTTATGTAGCACAGTAGCCGAGCGGCAATGCAAAATATTGCAGTGCTCGAATGTGCGATGGCTAGCTTTTGCCTGTTTTGTTAAGCAAATTGCCAATCTTTGAACCATGCTAACAATTACAACGCCAACCCTTGAAGCCAAGTGCAAAGGCTTAACGCACACCCAATTGCAGCAAGTACTCAACTACATTTGTACTCACCTTGATCGAGATTTATCACTGACTGAGCTTGCAGAAGTGATCAATATTAGCCCGACTTACTTTGCGAGTTTGTTTAAGCAAACAATGGGAATTTCTCCCCGTCAGTATGTGATTCAACAGCGCGTGGAACAAGCAAAGTTGATGCTATCAAAAACAGATTTGGCGATCGCAGACATTGCTCTACAAGTAGGCTTCTCCAGTCAAAGCCATTTGACGCAGCACATCAAGCGATTCACAGGAAAGACCCCCAAGCAGATTCGCTAGCACCATAAGAATCTGAAAGAAATCGAGTCTTGGAACTCATTACATTGAAGTTAAGTTAGGCAAGAGTCTGAAGCAGCAACACAATTAAGATTGTATCTTCGTCCACAACGTCAACTAAAAATGGATTGTAAAAAATGAGTATTCAGCAATTAATTACGCCTGAAAAGCACGACTTAGGTGGGTTTAGCGTACAGCGCATCTTACCAAGTGAAACCCTAAAAATGGTTGGACCTTTCATCTTCTTTGATCACTTAGGCCCAGCTGGTTTCCCGGCTGGAAAAGGCGTTGATGTTAGACCCCATCCACACATCAATTTAGCGACGGTTACCTATTTGTTTGAAGGAAGCCTGTTGCATAGAGATAGTCTAGGTACAGTACAAGAGATTTTTCCGGGCGATGTGAACTGGATGACCGCGGGCAAAGGTATTGTTCATTCTGAGCGATCGCCCAAGAGCTTTAGAGAGAAAGAATCTACTCTTCACGGCATTCAGACCTGGATTGCTCTCCCCGAAACCGCTGAAGAAGTTGAACCCAGCTTTTCACATTATCCGGCGACTGATTTACCGAGGTGGACTCAAACAGGCACCAGCGCGACCTTGATCGCCGGTAGCTATCAGTCTCACCAATCACCCGTTAAAACCTACTCTGCTACTCTTTACCTATCGCTCATTTTCACGGAGGGTAGTCAATTTCAGCTAGTGCCAATAGAAGGTTTAGAAAGGGCCGTTTATAGCGTCACATCCGGCCTATTCTTAAATGGAAAGCCCTTAGAGCCATATCGTCTAGCCGTTTTAACGCCGGATGAATCAGTAAATATCAGTGCGGGGGCTGAGGCAAAAGCAATGATTATCGGCGGGGCACCAGTGGGCGATCGCACCAAGTACTGGAACTTTGTGTCGAGCCGCTCAGCGCGTATTGAGCAGGCAAAACGAGATTGGCAAGACCTCCGCTTCCCGGCGGTTCCCGGTGAAACTGAGTTCATTCCACTCCCTGATCATTCAGATCACGGTAGTAGCCCAATCCCTCTGAGTTGAAGATAGTTAAGCGTTTTTGCTGAGTGAGAGAACAGCCGCTTAACTCGTACAGCAAGACTTTCTACTGTTTTGGATTAAGCCCTGTAGGTTGGGTTGAGGTCACGAAACCCAACGCCGACAATAGCCCTGTAGGTTGGGTTGAGGTCACGAAACCCAACGCCGACAATAGTTTTGTTGGGTTACGCTATCGCTAACCCAACCTACGGCAGAATCAAGGTTTCGAGAGTTTTGTCAGTCAAGCAGTTTGGATTAAGTCTATTTCATTCGCAAAACGCTTGGGAAATAATATGGAAGTTGGAATTGACAGTTTTGCCTCGGTTGGAACGAGTGAAAACGGTGAAACGGCGGATGCCACGCAGTCTGTCGCCGAACTGCTGGAGAGAATAGAGCAGGCGGATCGTTCCGGCTTGGATATCTTCGGTATTGGCGAGCATCATCGGCATGAATTTTTAGATTCGGCAAACGCGGTTATTCTCGCCGCTGCCGCCGCACGCACCGAGCGCATTCGTCTGACCAGCGCAGTTACGGTGCTGAGCGCGGCTGACCCGGTGCGTGTGTTTCAACAATTCGCCACGCTCGATTTGATTTCAAAAGGTCGTGCCGAAATGGTTGTCGGGCGCGGCTCGTTCACCGAAGCCTTTCCGCTATTTGGATTTAGTCTCGGCGATTACGACGAGATTTTCGCTGAAAAGCTCGAACTCTTGCTCAAAATTCGGGACAATGAAACCGTCAATTGGTCGGGCAAATTTCGCCCCGCACTGGAAAACCAGGCGATTTATCCGCGTCCGCTGCAAAAGCCGTTTCCCATCTGGATCGGGGTCGGTGGTACGCCGCAATCTTTCCTCCGCGCCGGAATGCTTGGACTGCCGCTCGTGGTCGCCATTATCGGCGGCGAAACGCATCGCTTTCGCTCGCTCGTAGATTTATACCGCGATGCCGGAGCGCGCGCCGGACATGCGCCCGAAGCATTGAAAGTTTCATTGCATTCAATCGGTTATGTCGCCGACACGACCGAACAAGCCGTTGAAGAGTTCTTTCCGGGCTACGCCGAAACCTTCACTAAAATCGGCAGAGAGAGAGGCTGGCCGCCCGTGACGCGTGCCGCTTTTGACGCGCAGCGCGGCGCAACCGGCGCATTACTGGTCGGCAGTCCCGAAGAAGTGGCGGAGAAAATCCGCCGTCACAGTGAATCGCTCGGCGGCATTTCGAGAGTAACGTTCCAAATGGACAACGCGCAGATGAACCACGCCCAACTGATGCGCTCCATTGAATTGATTGGAAAGCGAATGTCGCCTCTCTTGAACGATTAAACCGTGCGGGCAGGGTTCAACTCAAGCTTCGACAGGATAACACTAGCTCCATACGCCTGTTAGCGACATTAGAACAGACGTGAGACTGACGCCGCTTTTCAGCATAGGCATCACTACGGCGATCGCCATTTAACTCAGCGTTAGGAACATCACGCCAATCGCATCCGGTAGGTTCAGCAGCAGCCGTTGGTTTCTCCAATCAAAGCCACTTAATCCAACCGTTTAAGTGCCTGACTGGAATGACCCCAAAACAGATTCGCTAATTCGATCACGCACGAGTCAAGGAGACAACGATGAAGTTTAAAGCAATCAAAGGACGTCAGGGAAGCAGCATGGAAGCGAAAGACGCGACTTACGTGGAGGCTGCCGGGTGGGGTAAGTATCGGTGGTGGCGGTATCTTCTAGGATTAGTCGTCATCTTCTTTGTGGGGCTGGTGGTCGGCGGCATCGCCATCCCCCACATCGCGTTCCTGTTCGGCGGTCAGGAGTGGCTTGCGGCGGTCAATCGGCTGGATTACGCCGCGCTCGGCCCCGTGGGGGGCTTCGTTGCGGTCACGGCAATTTTTTCGTTCTTCCTCGCGGGAATCTTGATCGCCGTCACCCTCGTTCACCGTCGTCATCCCCGGACGCTGGTCACAGCACGGGAGCGGATAAGTTGGCGGCGTGTCGGTCACGGATTTGTGGCGTGGTTCGTGCCATTCTGGCTGATCGCTGGGTTGGGACAGTACTTCTTCTATCCCGACACCTTCTCTTTTAACGTTGACTTTGACTTTGCAACATTCGCGCTCTTCGTCCCGATCGCACTGATTTTCACTGCGATCCAGACCACCACCGAGGAGCTTTTCTTTCGCGGATACATTGTGCAGGGCGCGAGTATTGTTTGGTCTAACCGCGTCTTTCTGGCACTGGTGCCAGCCACGATCTTCGCCCTGGCGCACCTCTTCAACCCGGAGGCGAGCGCGGGCGGCTGGCTTACGG
This genomic window contains:
- a CDS encoding response regulator — its product is MLPTPHTPHPTPPIRVLIADDHAIFRQGLATIINRDPEMQVIAQAENGEQAIALFEEHQPDVTLMDLRMPELEGVAAIGAICAAAKSARIIVLTTYDSDEDIYRGLQAGAKGYLLKETEPDELLNAIRTVHRGQQYIPPDVGAKLAQHLSNPELSERELEVLRSLAQGMSNAEIAAALSIGEGTVKSHVNRILNKLDVGDRTQAVIVAVKRGIVSL
- a CDS encoding four helix bundle protein encodes the protein MGKLESYRDLEVWKISMQLAREVYQITEGMPKHEIYGLTSQIRRASVSVPANIAEGYGRNHRKEYVQFLGVANGSLKELETLLLLAHDLNYLNDITKLMSLCESAGRLLTRLRQSLQRVMDSH
- a CDS encoding PAS domain S-box protein — protein: MITLPGIIIHSKIYESSASLVYRGIREQDHCAVIAKVLKQDYPSPQELTRYRQEYEITRFLNIEGVVKAYSQQDYQRTLVLLLEDFGGESLECWMRQQLDFSPMPLSVFLNMAIAITDTLGKIHAAHVIHKDINPDNIVFNPKTGVIKIIDFGIATRFSRTKPTFKSLHLLEGTPAYLSPEQTGRMNRMLDYRTDFYSLGVTFYQLLTGQLPFPTSDLLELVHCHIARPPTPPHEVRGMGCGVWGVGTDDALHPTPYTPHPIHTIPKAVSDIVMKLMAKNAEDRYQSAWGIKADLERCAQQLAEMGQINTLSLGLQDISEQFHIPQKLYGREAEIEALLAAFEQVAGGKGLEEWKSRGVESNPTPHTPPPHHPTPSCSQMMLVSGYAGIGKTALVQELFKPITAKNGYFIWGKFDQFRRNIPYSAIVDALQKLVQQLLGEPNEQVEVWRSLLLTALGSNGQIIIDVIPEVELIIGKQPPVPEVGATEAQNRFNLTFQKFVRAFCAKEHPLVIFLDDLQWIDSATLKLIELILLDEQTQSLFLIGAYRDNELTPMHPLVLTLESLRNQGAVFQEIILTPLTLEPLTQLVAETLHRNPDAVRSLAQAVSRKTEGNPFFVGEFLKLLHSENLLTFDAPQSPLTKGGSKGGWQWNLAEIEAQDITDNVVELLLRQLQKLPEATQQVLSIAACVGAEFDLETLAIICEKSPKAIFQDLLAAIQAGLIQPLSELDEDLLVQEYKFLHDRVQQAAYALIDESQKQVVHLQIGRNLLEKTSPEQRSDRLFEIIDHLNQGLELVTARSERTEIARLNLMAGQKAKAATAYEAALQYFNTGLKLLDGESWQREYDLTLVLHSEAAEAAYLSGHFDEMERLAEAVLNCAKTTLDTVKVYDSRIQAWLSRGEPKEALKTGLEVLQRLGIRLVQAPSQLDVQAGLEETASRLSGREIEDLIDLPEMTEPVPLAAVYILAGIYTPAFISTPALMVLIICKIVNLSIAHGNAIWSLLGYVGYGMILCGVEQDFELGYRFGKLSLNLAKQSNNKRGNCKALMMVSFHIILWKDHLKETFPGFAEAWQSGIESGEFEFAGYSAIGLCYYPFYAGQELTELEQQTAIYRKATHQIRRETPATWLAMLQQTILNLRGQSETPSRLVGGLYDEEQALSWTIAAKDGTGLHFFYLNKLILCYLFGEYEQAAKTATLAEPYLNTATGLMSVAVFRFYDSLIVLSVLANAANSEKASWLNRVNANQEKMQKWAYHAPMNFLHKYHLIEAEKARVLGQFLEAEEFYERAIAGAAEHEYIQEEALAYELAAKHYLARGREKIAQTYMKEAHYCYDRWGATAKVEDLENRYPQFFSQSSRVASTSIPITAETITHPFHTAFDLAAVMKASQAISREIELKQLLRLLMQILIENAGAQTGYLILENSGEWSIEAACELNGDENTCATQVLQSIPIANQLPESIIQYVIRTLKPVTLNDATREGAFINESYIQQNQPQSIFCLPLLNQAKLVGVLYLENRLATGVFTPERSQVLQLLSTQAAIAIENANLYSELQAKESKITQFLEAIPVGIAIVDATGCPYYANQCGNQLLGKETDTSIAPEQISEAYQLYVAGTDQIYPAERLPTVQALRGERIRTEDIEIRRDHVSILIEARGTPVFDQQGNITYAIATFQDITERKQAEKLLADYNCTLEQQVAERTAALRQSEAKFRAIFENSQVGIVRVCISDGLILNANQRFANLFGFDSPEEMIGLESTTSYYVNPSDRQQAVELLKQDGEVRSYEVQLRKRDGTVFWGLFSSYLNAADGYIDGVLADISDRKQAEVALRISEERLRLALTASNQGLYDLNIKTEEVVVNPEYALMLGYDPATFHVTKSSWIESLHPDDRESVLAVYHACITGEVPTYQAEYRHRTQDGQWKWILAVGKIVTWNEFGEPIRALGVVTDIDDRKQAEAASIVEERNRMAREIHDTLAQAFTGILAQVGAANQVLTDDLEATGAHLDLIKELARTGLIEARRSVVALRPQLLEEGSLQSALHRLIAQIRTAAMDTTLYYEIEGTVYALPTEVENNLLRIGQEALTNAIKHANADEIRVELAYDRDQVCLRVKDNGQGFGVGSIPSSKGFGLLGMSERAERIGAQLTIRSQPGQGTEIVVVVGV